The genomic segment CTCATTATTTCCAAGTATACTTTTATTTCCTGTAAGATTTGTACGATTTATCCCTATTGCATTTTCATCATTTTTCCCTGGGTAGTCATAGTTTGTTTCTTGATATTTTCTCATCTGTAATGCTCCATCACTTACTACTGATATTATTGCTCCTGTTACAAAGCCATCTTTAAACTCTCCACCTCTTATTTCTGAGCTTATCCCTTGTCCTATTCCATTTATACTTGCATTTTTTACATAATCAGATACTGCCATATTTTCTTTTAAAGCATTTGTTCCTAATGTACTATTTGCATAAGATAAAATTCCAGTAGTTACTGCACTTGTTACTACTTTCTCTAAATCTAATTGTGGTTTATTCCCTGTTATTGCTGATGTTACCAAAGATGTTGTTGCTTGTGTTGTTACTGCTTGAATAGTTGCTTGTATTGCTGTTTGAACTGCTAGTTGTGTTGCTGTTGCACTAGCTCCTGCAGCTGCTGCTCCTGATAAAGAACCTGCAATACCTGCTCCTGCACCTGCTGTAAAGTATGTTACTATAACTGTAATTATCAATGCTCCTAATCCACTTAGAGTTGTTGTTTTATCATGCCACTCTTTAGAGTTTGCTATTTGTTTTACTAGGTTTATTTGTTCAACTGTAAGATTTCCTTGGCTTGAAAGAGTTTTTATTAGGTTATCAGTTTCTAGTTGATCTGTTATATCTTTTTTATTAAAGATTAGTTTATCATTTACTTCTATTGTACTTGGTATTACAACTTCTTCTATCTTACCTTTATTCTCAATAGTTGCTGTTAGTATTCCACCTTTTATAGAGAACTCATTTTCATAAAGGCTCTCTTTAGAGGAAATCATATTTAATATCTCTGTTGTTATTTCCATTGAGTTTGCTTTTAGTTTAGAGGCTTCTACATTTATTGTTTTTGCATCTAGTATCATATTATTTGCAGATATTTCAGAGCTTTTTATTTTTAGGTTATCTTTTTCTAGTTTATACTCATTTTTTATCATTCCACCAAAAGATGATTTACTTCTTTCGTGCAGTTCCCCTTCTCTATACTCCTTTGCTATTATATTTACATCACCATCTTTTGCATTTACGATAATATTATCTTGAGCTTTTAGCTTAGATGCCTCTAAATTTACATTATTAGAAGCATTTATTACTATATCATTTGCATTTAGTTCACTAGAGTTTACACTCTCTTTATAGACCATATCTCTTTGTGTTTTTTTACTCATAAACCCTTTTGTAGTTGTTTGTGTATCTCTATAATATTCACTATTTAAAGCTAGAATATTTACATCATTTTGGGCATTTAGATTTATTTGGTTATTTGCATTTAGTTTAGAGGCTTCTAGGTTTATATTATTACCACTTTGCATTAAAATATTATTTGCATTTATATCTGATGTTTGGTATTGCACATCTTTTGCTTTATCAAATCCACCTTTAAAGTAAACATTATATCCTTGCTCTAGTTTTATTGCATTTAGGTTTATATCTCCACTTTGAGTTTGAAGAAGCAGACTATCTTTTGCACTTAAGTTTGCTCCTATATTTGTTATATCATTCTTTGCTTGGATTACTAAGTTTCCATTTGTTGCTTCTATAGAGCTTGTTTTTCCTAGGTTTGTATATGTAAAATCATTTATTCCAAATTTTAGATTATTCGTATTTGAGTATGTTTCATTTATCACACTTCCATTTATTGAAGCTATTTGGACATCACTACCTTTTATACTTCCTCCATTTTTATTTACAAAGTCATCATTTGAGATTAAAGTTGCTTTTCCTTTTGAAAGTAATACTCCTGCATTATTTGTAATACTATTTGCACTTATATTCATATTTTCGTTTGTTTTTATAAATGTTAGTTTTAACAATATTTTTTTATTTAATATTGGGTTTATGCTCAAGTTTTATTACCTTTTATTTTCTACTTTCGTCTGCATTCCCAATGTGGACATTGGGAACGAGGGAATTTTTATTGCCTTTTACTATTCTTCACTCAATGGCTTATCTAAAATAGATTGCTTTACATAAATATCTATTTTTTCATAAATATTTGGATAAAGCTTACACCAAGCATTTTCATAACATTGTTTAACAGCTAAAATTTCCTCATCACTATTTATAGCCTCAGGTTTATTTCTATAAGAATCAATATGTTTTACAAAACTATCATTTATTTTATTATAGTAAAACAAATTATCATCATCTTGATAGTTAAATCTTTTACCATTATGTTTTATTGTCCAAATATCTTTTTTAGGAATTTCTATATCACTTTTTCCATCTTCTGTTGTTTGATAATATTTAATTATAAACTTATATTTTATTTTATCTGCACTTGCCCCATAAAATGCCGTTCCTTTTGGAATATCTTCCTTATTATATTCTGGATTAAAATACCATCGTTCAGTGATAGTTCCTCCCGCAATAATTTTTTTTGCTCCCATAAAATTAGCACCCAAACAACCATTTAAGAGAAATAAACTAATAAAAATTAATAAATATTTCATTATTTAACTCCTTTTTCTTTGGCTTCTTTTGAAGCACCATAGTTCTCTGTTCCATGACCTGGCTTATTCCAAGTACTAGAATCAAATATATTTATTGGATTTGCTACATAGTCTCCATCATTTTTATTGGCTTTAGTTTTAAAAATTACACTTATATCCTTATCACTCATTGGAGCTCCATAACTTTTATATGTATGGTTATTATCTTTAGAACTTAAAGCTCCTTGTTTTGCTATAAGATGAGCTTGTGAATGCATATATACATTTAAATCTGTATTATTATTTAGATACTCTTGCACTTGCTTACTAATTCCAGTTTGTATTCCTATACTATCTCCCCATTTATCAACTCCTGCTTCTATTAAATCTCCTAATATTCCTCTTGTAGGATTATAAGGGTTTACATATGTTTTATCTTCTCCTATTATATTTTTTCCACCTTGCATTGCATCAGGTTCAGAGTTAAGTATTCCATTTAGATATACATCTTTACTATTTGTATCTCCTTGTAATTTATGTAAATTATCATCTACACCAAACCAAATAGGTATATTCCCTAAAATCCCACCATTATTTTCATTTGAAGGAATTATTCCTAGAGTTAGATATTTTGTTAAAGCATTCCAAACTTCACCAGCTGTTGCTTCTATAGGATTATCGCTCTCTGCATTTGGTAATGTTTTTCCAATAATAGCCATATTTTTACCCATTTCTTCATACTCTTGTTTTATCTGCTCTCTACCTTCAACAGTAAGTAATCTTGTATCCAATGTTGCATCTACAGATGTTCCTGTTGAGCTTGAATACAACTCTTTATTTATTTTACTTGTATCAGTATTTAATCTCTCTAAATCGTCTGAGTTCTCTTTATCTTTTATATTAATATTCCCTTGTCCCAATGTTGCTAGGGTTTTACTTGCATTTACACTTAGAGAATTTGAAGCATTATATCCTACACTTGAAATTCCTTTTTGCACATCTTGGTTTTTATCATTTTTACTACCTAGATTAAAGTTTGCACTTGCTCCTAAAGATTTATTAGATGAGTAATTTGAGTTTGATAAGTTTCCAAATGTCAATGTATTTGTAGTAAAGTTTAGGTTATTATTATCTATAAAGTTTCCATTCTCATCATAATTCCCACTTGCAAGAAGTGAACCTTTTAGGTGTGTATTATTTCCTACATTTACATTTACTTTATCACCTATTATTGAGCTTAGGACTGTTTGTTTACTTTGACTTACTCCATTACTCATAGAGAATCCACCATTTACAGAACTTGAGCCTCCACCTACATTTACATTAAACCCTTTATGGCTACTTGAGGATTCATCTCTTAAAGATTCTAATACTAGGTTATTTCCTACATTTAGGTTTAATGTATCATTTGCTTTTAGATTTGCTCCTTGGAATATTGCATCATTTTTTACATTTACATACATATTATTTGATTGTAGGTTTGAGTTATTATTTACAAAGCTATCATTTGAAGAGTCACTTTTTCCAAATCCTAATCCAGCAGTTCCTCCACCTCCACCATACATTGTATAAGAGATACTTCCATTTAAACTTTTACTATCATTTGAAGAAGTAAACATATCTTGTGAAGCTTTTACATTTAAGTTATTTGTATTTACATACAGATTTTCATCTGCTATCACATTTGAGCCTATTACATTTGTATTTGTACTTAATTTCTCATCTGTATTTATAATGATATTTTTTGCTACTATATTTGAAGCATTTGAGGTTTGGTTTGAGTTTGAGGTATTTGATTTGTTAGAATAATGAAACCCATTTATTAAATTACCAAATACCAAAGTATTTGATAATAAAAATATTATGATTATTGGTTTATATAGATTTTTAATCAAATTACTTTAGCCTTTTAGTTATTACTTTAATCTAAATTATCTACAAATAAATAAAATAATTTATTTACTTTTAGCTTTTTTTAATAATTGAAGTTTATTATAAAAATAACTATTTTTATATTTAAAATTCTTTTCATAGATAGTTAAAATATCTTCAATTTCTATATCTTT from the Aliarcobacter cryaerophilus ATCC 43158 genome contains:
- a CDS encoding hemagglutinin repeat-containing protein, with translation MSINPILNKKILLKLTFIKTNENMNISANSITNNAGVLLSKGKATLISNDDFVNKNGGSIKGSDVQIASINGSVINETYSNTNNLKFGINDFTYTNLGKTSSIEATNGNLVIQAKNDITNIGANLSAKDSLLLQTQSGDINLNAIKLEQGYNVYFKGGFDKAKDVQYQTSDINANNILMQSGNNINLEASKLNANNQINLNAQNDVNILALNSEYYRDTQTTTKGFMSKKTQRDMVYKESVNSSELNANDIVINASNNVNLEASKLKAQDNIIVNAKDGDVNIIAKEYREGELHERSKSSFGGMIKNEYKLEKDNLKIKSSEISANNMILDAKTINVEASKLKANSMEITTEILNMISSKESLYENEFSIKGGILTATIENKGKIEEVVIPSTIEVNDKLIFNKKDITDQLETDNLIKTLSSQGNLTVEQINLVKQIANSKEWHDKTTTLSGLGALIITVIVTYFTAGAGAGIAGSLSGAAAAGASATATQLAVQTAIQATIQAVTTQATTSLVTSAITGNKPQLDLEKVVTSAVTTGILSYANSTLGTNALKENMAVSDYVKNASINGIGQGISSEIRGGEFKDGFVTGAIISVVSDGALQMRKYQETNYDYPGKNDENAIGINRTNLTGNKSILGNNELAGAFPELVVKEDGQFYFRPIEGPTGGYVFGDRTLFGVKIDKTGFFGYVLENFAGPHDALSSWNYQNIGGQTSIIKNDFINGTLGSGVLLIPAAPFAAGTFIQDNYQYIQDVRYFLNENKDKKQEAINNAKDNK
- a CDS encoding hemagglutinin repeat-containing protein, whose translation is MIKNLYKPIIIIFLLSNTLVFGNLINGFHYSNKSNTSNSNQTSNASNIVAKNIIINTDEKLSTNTNVIGSNVIADENLYVNTNNLNVKASQDMFTSSNDSKSLNGSISYTMYGGGGGTAGLGFGKSDSSNDSFVNNNSNLQSNNMYVNVKNDAIFQGANLKANDTLNLNVGNNLVLESLRDESSSSHKGFNVNVGGGSSSVNGGFSMSNGVSQSKQTVLSSIIGDKVNVNVGNNTHLKGSLLASGNYDENGNFIDNNNLNFTTNTLTFGNLSNSNYSSNKSLGASANFNLGSKNDKNQDVQKGISSVGYNASNSLSVNASKTLATLGQGNINIKDKENSDDLERLNTDTSKINKELYSSSTGTSVDATLDTRLLTVEGREQIKQEYEEMGKNMAIIGKTLPNAESDNPIEATAGEVWNALTKYLTLGIIPSNENNGGILGNIPIWFGVDDNLHKLQGDTNSKDVYLNGILNSEPDAMQGGKNIIGEDKTYVNPYNPTRGILGDLIEAGVDKWGDSIGIQTGISKQVQEYLNNNTDLNVYMHSQAHLIAKQGALSSKDNNHTYKSYGAPMSDKDISVIFKTKANKNDGDYVANPINIFDSSTWNKPGHGTENYGASKEAKEKGVK